The DNA sequence GGCTTGATCGCTCGATACTTCGCGAAGAAGCTCTCCATGTCCACCACCAGATCCTTGATCACCGGGAATCCCCGCAGAGGTTCCACCGTGATGCGCGCGCCCAGCTCTTTGACGAGCACTTTGCAAGCCAGCCGATTGCGCCCGTTGATGAGCATGGCGTCTGAACCGCAGATGCCATGCGCGCACGAGCGACGGAACGTGAGCGTCCCATCGAGATGCCATTTGACGTATTCCAAGGCATCCAGAACGCGATCCACCGGCTCGACTTCCACCTCGTATTCGGCCCAATACGGCTCTCGATCGCGTTCGGGATTGAACCGTTTGATCTTCAACATCACGCGCATACGATTGCTCCGCCTCAATATTTCCGCTCGACGGGTTGGAATCGAGTGATCACCACCGGCTTATAGCGCAGCTCGAATTCGCCGTTGAGGCGATAGGCGAGCGTGTGCTTGAGCCACTCGGCGTCGTTGCGCTTGGGGAAGTCCTCGCGATAGTGCGCACCGCGACTCTCGCGTCGCGCCAATGCGCTGACGACCGTCACTTCGGCCAGATCGAGCAAGTATCCCAATTCCAACGCTTCCTGCAAGTCGGTGTTGAAGATCTTCCCCTTATCCTGCAGACGCACGCGCCGGTATCGGTCTTTCAGCTCCTTCAGGGTCGTGAGCATGGCCTCCAGTCCCTCTTGCGTGCGAAAGACGGAGGCCTTGTCCATCATCTCGCGTTGCAAGATCTCGCGCAATCGCGCGATTGATTCCGAGCCGTTGCTCGTGAGCAATCGCTCGCATTCCTCGCGAGCCGGTCCGTCCGCATCTTTGGGCAGAGGCGCGAAATCCGCCCCGCGAATGTATTCGCCCATATCGCGACCGGCCAGCTTTCCGAAGACGAGGATATCCACGAGCGAATTCGTGCCGAGCCGATTCGCGCCATGGACGGAGACGCAGGCGCATTCGCCGGCGGCATAGAAGCCCAGCACGGGCGTGTTTTGCTCATCTCGAATCACGCGACCGCGCACGTCCGTCGGAATCCCCCCCATTGCATAATGAGCCGTCGGCTGCACCGGGATCGGCTCGCGAACGGGATCAATTCCGAGATAGGTGCGGGCGAAGTCCGTGATGTCGGGCAGCTTCTTCTCGATGACCTCGCGGCCGAGGTGCGTCAGATCCAGATGCAAATAATCCTTCCCATCAATGCCGCGCCCCTCGCGAATCTCCGTGTACATGCAGCGGGAAATGATGTCGCGCGGCGCCAAATCCAATAGCGTCGGCGCATATCGCTCCATGAAGCGTTCGCCCTGTCGGTTGCGCAAGATCCCCCCTTCTCCGCGCGCAGCCTCGGAGATGAGAATGCCGAGCTTGTAAATTCCCGTCGGGTGGAATTGGAAGAACTCCATGTCCTCCAGAGGAATGCCCCGCCGCAGGGCGATCGCCACGCCGTCGCCGGTGAGGGAACGAGCGTTGCTCGTGACTTTATACATGCGACCGAATCCGCCCGTAGCGAAGAGCACGGCCTTGGCGTGAAAGACGTGCAACTCCCCATCGGCGAGCGAGAGGGCGACGATCCCCCGGCACACGTTATCCTCCAGCAGCAGGTCCACGACATGAAATTCATTGAAGAACGTGACCTCGTGCTTGATGCACTGCTGATAGAGCGTCTGCAAGATCATGTGGCCCGTTCGATCGGCGGCATGACACGCTCGCCGCACAGGGGCTTCCCCGAAATTGCGCGTATGACCGCCGAAGCGCCGCTGCGCGATCTTTCCGTCCGGCGTGCGATCGAAGGGCAATCCCCAATGTTCCAGCTCATAGACGCACGTGATCGCTTCCTGGCACATGATCTCGACGGCATCTTGATCGGCCAAATAATCGCTGCCTTTCACCGTGTCGAACATGTGCCACTCCCAATGATCCTCTTCCATGTTGCCGAGGGCGGCGCCGATCCCTCCTTGTGCAGTCCCCGTATGCGAGCGAATGGGATAGAGCTTGCTCACGACAGCCACGCGCGGCGTCACGCGCGCGACTTCGAGCGCCGCGCGCAAGCCCGCTCCGCCCGCGCCAACGATCACAGCATCATACCGGTGAAACGTCGTCATACGGTTGTCCTCTCTCTATGGAAGCTCGGCCGCTGCTCGACTCGTCGTAGCCTCAAACGTGAAGATGATCTGCGTGCCCATGGCTAGGAGAACGAAGCCGACGAGCGCGAGCGCCGTGAGCGCCACCACCCGCCAACCCCTCCGACGCACGTAATCGTCAATGACCGTCCGCAATCCGTTCAGGCCATGCAGCAACGCCAACCACAGCATTACCAGATCATACGTGCGCCAGAATGGACTCGCCCAGCGCCTCGCGACGAAATCGAAGTCGATTTCGTCTACTGTGTGGATCACATGCATAATGGCCAGATGCCCGAGCACCAAAAGGACCAAGACGATTCCGGAAATACGCATGAAGAACCACGCGAATAACTCGAATCCGCCCGTCGGCCGCTCTCGTCCCGCGTACATACCTCCTCTCCTCATCGTCCGAAGACGACCGGGCTGAGCATCAGAAACGACGCCGGGATCCAAATGAGCAAGAAGATCACGATCTGCGCCCAAAAGATCTGGCGATGAAATCGCGTCCCCTCCACCCAGAAATCCACCAGCAAGATGCGAAGGCCGTTGAGCGCATGATAGAGCACAGCGGCGACCAAAAAGACCTCGGCCACGCGAAAGACCGGATGGCGGTACAGGAAGAGGAGCTTATTGAACAGGTCCGGCCATCCCAAGAGGTAAATGTCCACGATGTGGATCGCGAGAAATAAAAGAATGCCCAATCCGGTCACGCGATGCAGGATCCACGACCACATTCCTTCGCGCCCTCGATACATGCCCGGTCCTCACTCCTCGAGATTTTGACTTTCAATTTTCCACGGTTTCGCCAGAATCCGTCAAGGAAACGCCATACTTCGAGCGCCCAGACCCAGGGTGACCGAGCGGAAGGGCATGCCCCAACGGCCCCCCGCATCGCTGCTATTGTCTTCGCCTTTTGGTGAAGCCATCACTCTTTGGCTCGGGGCGAGGATCGGGTCGAGAGAAAAGGGCGCTCAGAGCGCCGGCAGACATCGCTCGCATCGCATATGGTGCCGGGATCAGCGCTCTGTTTTCATCACGGCGTCGGGGTCAAGCGGGTGGAAATACGCGCTCGGCCGCCGGTCGCGATGCGGAAGAAGATCTCCCACTCTTGGCGGAGGCGATTGAGCTTCTCCAAATCGCTTGCGGAGACAGTCTCCCCCCGCGGCACGACCAGAATGAACGCTTGGCGAAAGAGTCGAGGGGCTTGCGGATATGCGGGCGTGCGTTGGCCCTCGACCTCGATGATCTGGCGCACGGTGATCTTCTTCGACGTCCCCGGGACGATAGCGCCAGGTTCCGGCGGACTGCTCGGCGAGCGCCGCGTGTATCCGTCTGGGGGAATGATCAGGAAGAAATCGGGGACATCGCGCGGCGAACGGAGGCCCATGAGGTAATGATCGAGCGGACTGTAGCGCAACGTCGCCTCCAGACTCTCGAACGTCCCATCTCGATTATCCACCCAATTGTTCCCCCCCATGACTGAAGCGTCGGTATCCAGGAAGAAGCTCCATTCGTTGGAATAATTCCGCAGGGCACTGCTTTCCACTCCATTGTCGTTGAAGTTCACATAGGCGAGCCATCGGCGTCCGGTCTCCCGCGCCAGGAGCGTGAGCGGCGAGTGGAGGTTGTTGAAGAACACCTGCTCGGGATCAGCCGGATACCGCGAGAGCTTGTTCATGTTGAGGAAGCCTTGAAGGCGACCTTGGCTCCCGAACGCTCGAGGTCCACCATTGAACGTCCCTATGCTTTGCCCGATCCCATTCACGTTGTTTCGGATCGGCTTGTAGTAGGCGAACGCCCCATCGGTCACATCGTAGGGGATGGAGCTGGCGCCGAAGACGACCAGCATGTCGAAGTCGTCCGCGTGCGTAAGATAAAACCGGCGGGCGATCTGCGGATCGCGAAAGACGCCATCAAACAGCTCATACACCGCCGGGAGGGTGGAATCCCGAATGGGGAGATCATCC is a window from the Blastocatellia bacterium genome containing:
- the sdhA gene encoding succinate dehydrogenase flavoprotein subunit, which codes for MTTFHRYDAVIVGAGGAGLRAALEVARVTPRVAVVSKLYPIRSHTGTAQGGIGAALGNMEEDHWEWHMFDTVKGSDYLADQDAVEIMCQEAITCVYELEHWGLPFDRTPDGKIAQRRFGGHTRNFGEAPVRRACHAADRTGHMILQTLYQQCIKHEVTFFNEFHVVDLLLEDNVCRGIVALSLADGELHVFHAKAVLFATGGFGRMYKVTSNARSLTGDGVAIALRRGIPLEDMEFFQFHPTGIYKLGILISEAARGEGGILRNRQGERFMERYAPTLLDLAPRDIISRCMYTEIREGRGIDGKDYLHLDLTHLGREVIEKKLPDITDFARTYLGIDPVREPIPVQPTAHYAMGGIPTDVRGRVIRDEQNTPVLGFYAAGECACVSVHGANRLGTNSLVDILVFGKLAGRDMGEYIRGADFAPLPKDADGPAREECERLLTSNGSESIARLREILQREMMDKASVFRTQEGLEAMLTTLKELKDRYRRVRLQDKGKIFNTDLQEALELGYLLDLAEVTVVSALARRESRGAHYREDFPKRNDAEWLKHTLAYRLNGEFELRYKPVVITRFQPVERKY
- the sdhC gene encoding succinate dehydrogenase, cytochrome b556 subunit — protein: MYRGREGMWSWILHRVTGLGILLFLAIHIVDIYLLGWPDLFNKLLFLYRHPVFRVAEVFLVAAVLYHALNGLRILLVDFWVEGTRFHRQIFWAQIVIFLLIWIPASFLMLSPVVFGR
- the sdhD gene encoding succinate dehydrogenase, hydrophobic membrane anchor protein, which produces MYAGRERPTGGFELFAWFFMRISGIVLVLLVLGHLAIMHVIHTVDEIDFDFVARRWASPFWRTYDLVMLWLALLHGLNGLRTVIDDYVRRRGWRVVALTALALVGFVLLAMGTQIIFTFEATTSRAAAELP